One window from the genome of Rhinolophus ferrumequinum isolate MPI-CBG mRhiFer1 chromosome 10, mRhiFer1_v1.p, whole genome shotgun sequence encodes:
- the LOC117028685 gene encoding keratin, type II cuticular Hb1 encodes MSCLSSRMGSPCGVRAFSCASACGPRPGRCCITAAPYRGVSCYRGLTGGFGSQSVCGAFRSGSCGRSFGYRSGGVCGPSPPCITTVSVNESLLTPLNLEIDPNAQCVKHEEKEQIKCLNSRFAAFIDKVRFLEQQNKLLETKWQFYQNRKCCESNLEPLFEGYIETLRREAECAEADSGRLASELNHVQEVMEGYKKKYEEEVALRATAENEFVALKKDVDCAYLRKSDLEANAEALTQEIDFLRRMYEEEIRVLHAHISDTSVVVKMDNSRDLNMDCVVAEIKAQYDDVASRSRAEAESWYRSKCEEMKATVIRHGETLRRTKEEINELNRMIQRLTAEVENAKCQNTKLETAVTQAEQQGETAVSDARCKLAELEAALQKAKQDMACLLKEYQEVMNSKLGLDIEIATYRRLLEGEEQRLCEGIAAVNVCVSSSRGGVVCGDLCVSGSRPVTGSVCSAPCSGNLAVSTGMCAPCGQSCGSGRMVRFA; translated from the exons ATGTCCTGCCTGTCCTCTCGCATGGGCTCCCCCTGTGGGGTCCGCGCCTTCAGCTGTGCCTCGGCCTGCGGGCCCCGGCCCGGCCGCTGCTGCATCACCGCCGCCCCCTACCGTGGCGTCTCCTGCTACCGCGGCCTCACCGGGGGCTTTGGCAGCCAGAGCGTCTGTGGGGCCTTCCGCTCTGGCTCCTGTGGCCGCAGCTTCGGCTACCGCTCGGGCGGCGTGTGTGGGCCCAGCCCGCCCTGCATCACCACCGTGTCTGTCAACGAGAGCCTCCTCACGCCCCTCAACCTGGAGATCGACCCCAACGCGCAGTGCGTGAAGCATGAGGAGAAGGAGCAGATCAAGTGCCTCAACAGCAGGTTCGCTGCCTTCATCGACAAG GTGCGCTTCCTGGAACAGCAGAACAAGCTGCTGGAGACCAAGTGGCAGTTCTACCAGAACCGCAAGTGCTGTGAGAGCAACCTGGAGCCGCTGTTTGAGGGCTACATCGAGACGCTGAGGCGGGAGGCCGAGTGTGCGGAGGCGGACAGCGGGAGGCTGGCCTCAGAGCTCAACCACGTGCAGGAGGTGATGGAGGGCTACAAGAAGAA GTATGAAGAGGAAGTGGCACTACGGGCCACTGCTGAGAATGAATTTGTAGCCCTGAAGAAG GACGTGGACTGCGCCTACCTCCGCAAGTCAGACCTGGAGGCGAACGCGGAGGCCCTGACCCAGGAGATTGACTTCCTGCGAAGAATGTATGAGGAG GAGATCCGCGTCCTCCACGCCCACATCTCAGACACCTCGGTCGTCGTCAAGATGGACAACAGCCGCGACCTCAACATGGACTGCGTCGTGGCCGAGATCAAGGCTCAGTACGACGACGTGGCCAGCCGCAGCCGGGCCGAGGCCGAGTCCTGGTACCGCAGTAAG TGTGAGGAGATGAAGGCCACGGTGATCCGTCACGGGGAGACCCTGCGCCGCACCAAGGAGGAGATCAACGAGCTGAACCGCATGATCCAGAGGCTGACCGCCGAGGTCGAGAATGCCAAGTGCCAG AACACCAAGCTGGAGACCGCAGTGACCCAGGCGGAGCAGCAGGGCGAGACGGCCGTCAGCGACGCCCGCTGCAAGCTGGCCGAGCTGGAGGCCGCCCTGCAGAAGGCCAAGCAGGACATGGCCTGCCTGCTCAAGGAGTACCAGGAGGTGATGAACTCCAAGCTGGGCCTGGACATCGAGATCGCCACCTACAGGCGCCTGCTGGAGGGCGAGGAGCAGAG GTTGTGTGAAGGCATTGCTGCTGTAAATGTGT GTGTCAGCAGCTCCCGGGGCGGGGTTGTTTGTGGGGACCTCTGCGTGTCAGGCTCCCGGCCTGTAACGGGCAGTGTctgcagcgccccctgcagcgGAAACCTGGCGGTGAGCACCGGAATGTGTGCCCCCTGCGGACAGAGTTGTGGCAGCGGCCGCATGGTGCGGTTTGCATAG
- the KRT7 gene encoding keratin, type II cytoskeletal 7, with protein MSTRFSNQVFSSRSAAFPGRGAQVRLSSVRASGSGGSSLYGLSASRPRVAIHSSYGGPVGAGIQQVTINQSLLAPLQVDIDPSIQQVRQEEREQIKTLNNKFASFIDKVRFLEQQNKLLETKWALLQEQKSAKSSRLPGIFEAHIASLRKQLEALQMDGGRLEVELRSTQDVVEDFKNKFEEEINRRTAAENEFVVLKKDVDTAYMSKVELEAKVNALNDEINFFRAFYEKELSELQAQVSDTSVVLSMDNSRSLDLDGIIAEVKAQYEEIANRSRAEAETWYQTKFETLQAQAGKHRDDLRNTRSEIAETNRAIQRLQAEIDNVKNQHAKLEAAITEAEERGELALKDARAKQEELEAALQRAKQDMVRQLREYQELMNVKLALDIEIATYRKLLEGEESRLDGNGVGALNISVVNTTGGGGSGLAFGGTMGSNALRFLSDGGPGTLKAYSIRTTSATRRSALN; from the exons ATGTCCACCCGTTTCAGCAACCAGGTCTTCAGCTCGCGCTCCGCCGCCTTCCCAGGGCGCGGCGCCCAGGTGCGCTTGAGCTCAGTGCGCGCCAGTGGCTCCGGAGGCAGCAGCCTCTACGGCCTGAGCGCCTCGCGGCCGCGCGTGGCCATACACTCCTCCTACGGGGGCCCGGTGGGCGCCGGCATCCAACAGGTCACCATCAATCAGAGCTTGCTGGCCCCGCTGCAGGTGGACATAGACCCCTCCATCCAGCAGGTGCGCCAGGAGGAGCGCGAGCAGATCAAGACCCTCAACAACAAGTTCGCCTCCTTCATCGACAAG GTACGGTTTCTGGAGCAGCAGAATAAGCTGCTGGAGACCAAGTGGGCACTGCTGCAGGAGCAGAAGTCGGCCAAAAGCAGCCGCCTCCCAGGAATCTTTGAGGCCCACATTGCTAGCCTGCGCAAGCAGCTTGAGGCCCTGCAGATGGATGGGGGCCGCCTGGAGGTGGAGCTGCGGAGCACACAGGACGTTGTGGAAGACTTCAAGAATAA GTTTGAAGAGGAAATTAACCGGCGCACGGCTGCTGAGAATGAGTTTGTGGTGCTGAAAAAG GATGTGGACACCGCCTACATGAGCAAGGTGGAGTTGGAGGCCAAGGTGAATGCCCTGAATGACGAGATCAACTTCTTCAGGGCCTTCTACGAGAAG GAGTTGTCAGAGCTGCAGGCCCAGGTCTCCGACACGTCCGTGGTGCTGTCCATGGACAACAGCCGCTCCCTGGACCTGGACGGCATCATTGCTGAGGTCAAGGCCCAGTACGAGGAGATCGCCAACCGCAGCCGGGCTGAGGCTGAGACCTGGTACCAGACCAAG TTTGAGACCCTCCAGGCCCAGGCTGGGAAGCACAGAGACGACCTTCGGAATACCAGGAGTGAGATTGCGGAGACAAACCGGGCTATCCAGAGGCTGCAGGCTGAGATTGACAACGTCAAGAATCAG CATGCCAAACTGGAGGCCGCCATCACTGAGGCTGAAGAGCGTGGGGAGCTGGCCCTCAAGGATGCACGTGCCaagcaggaggagctggaggcCGCCCTGCAGCGAGCCAAGCAGGACATGGTCCGGCAGCTCCGGGAGTACCAGGAGCTCATGAACGTCAAGCTGGCCCTGGATATCGAGATTGCCACCTACAGGAAGCTGCTGGAGGGCGAGGAGAGCCG GTTGGACGGAAATGGAGTGGGAGCCCTGAACATCT CTGTGGTGAATACcactggtggtggtggcagcggGCTGGCCTTTGGGGGAACCATGGGCAGCAATGCCCTGAGATTCTTGAGCGACGGAGGGCCTGGGACTCTCAAGGCCTATTCCATCAGGACCACATCTGCCACACGCAGGAGTGCCCTCAACTGA